The Brassica napus cultivar Da-Ae chromosome C7, Da-Ae, whole genome shotgun sequence genome has a segment encoding these proteins:
- the LOC111208600 gene encoding protein MALE DISCOVERER 1-like isoform X2: MGCRWNPIGFQFSCFMFLIITLQSRSSLSLNSEGFVLLKFLERVDSDPHGTLANWNVSDDHMCSWFGVTCVDNKVQMVNLSGCSLGGTLAPEFSQLSELTSLVLSKNNLFGDIPNEFGTFPKLKLLDLRDNKLSGVVPPELNKMLTPENLLLSGNKFAGFMKIKFLRLQSLYQVQLNKHKELSSASNAVFDCVNRKLGYWLQREPQGENYDMNYPPSSLQNESSVLRRRELLEGTSNLAAMPAPDAPSPSPDTITIVFPRSSGSFPALTTAKKRIPPLIPPSLPPTAEYNNNTSSDPPRQFEEETKGSTAVWLYVVIGVAAFVAVLIVIGVIFFCRKRAVKSIGPWKTGLSGQLQKAFVTGVPKLNRSELETACEDFSNIIEAFDGYTVYKGTLSSGVEIAVASTAVLETREWTRAMEMTYRRKIDTMSRVNHKNFINLIGYCEEAEPFNRMMVFEYAPNGTLFEHLHDKEMEHLDWSARMRIIMGTAYCLQYMHELNPPIAHSKLVSSRIYLTDDYAAKVGEVAFSSQTGLKSRKPMSGDLDQSSLPLPAEPETNVYSFGVLMLEIISGRLSESDEEGSILKWASKYLESDHLKDMIDPTLTTFKEEDLEVICDVARHCLRNDQSQRPTMKDVVEQLKQVINISPEQATPRLSPLWWAELEILSSEAT; encoded by the exons ATGGGTTGTCGATGGAATCCTATTGGATTTCAATTCTCTTGCTTCATGTTCTTGATCATTACCCTTCAGTCTCGTTCCTCGTTATCCCTCAACTCCGAAG GATTTGTGCTGTTGAAATTCCTGGAAAGAGTGGACTCTGATCCTCACGGAACTCTTGCGAATTGGAATGTTTCTGATGATCATATGTGTTCTTGGTTTGGTGTAACGTGTGTCGACAATAAAGTCCAGATGGT GAATCTTAGTGGATGCTCTTTGGGAGGAACTTTAGCTCCTGAGTTTAGTCAATTAAGTGAATTAACATCTCT agtactatccaagaacaatctctttggTGACATTCCAAATGAATTTGGGACTTTTCCAAAACTGAAGTTGTTGGATTTACGAGATAATAAGCTAAGCGGAGTAGTTCCACCTGAGCTAAACAAAATGTTGACACCAGAGAACTT GCTGCTTTCTGGTAACAAATTTGCGGGATTTATGAAGATAAAGTTCCTGAGACTTCAATCGCTATATCAAGTCCAGTTAAACAAGCATAAAGAGCTGTCTTCTGCTTCCAATGCTGTCTTCGACTGCGTCAATAGAAAACTTGGATACTG GCTTCAAAGGGAACCTCAAGGGGAGAACTATGACATGAATTATCCCCCAA GTTCTTTACAGAATGAAAGTAGTGTCCTCAGGAGGCGTGAGTTACTAGAGGGAACAAGTAATTTAGCAGCTATGCCTGCACCAGATGCTCCTAGTCCTTCTCCTGACACTATAACCATAGTGTTTCCTCGAAGCAGCGGGTCTTTTCCCGCGTTAACCACTGCAAAGAAGAGGATACCTCCATTGATCCCTCCTTCTCTTCCTCCAACAGCTGAGTACAACAACAATACAAGCTCTGACCCTCCAaggcaatttgaagaagaaacaaaagggTCTACTGCTGTTTGGTTGTATGTTGTTATCGGCGTTGCTGCTTTTGTAGCGGTGTTGATAGTGATAGGGGTTATATTCTTCTGCCGGAAAAGAGCTGTCAAGAGTATAGGTCCATGGAAAACTGGTTTAAGTGGACAGTTGCAGAAAGCTTTTGTTACTG GTGTACCGAAGTTAAACCGGTCTGAACTAGAAACAGCTTGTGAAGATTTCAGTAATATTATTGAAGCATTTGATGGGTACACTGTCTATAAAGGAACATTGTCAAGTGGTGTTGAGATTGCTGTTGCTTCAACCGCTGTTTTGGAAACTAGAGAATGGACGAGAGCTATGGAAATGACTTACCGCAGAAAG ATTGATACAATGTCAAGAGTCAACCATAAGAACTTTATCAATCTAATTGGATACTGTGAAGAAGCTGAACCATTTAATAGGATGATGGTTTTTGAATATGCTCCAAATGGAACTCTTTTCGAACATTTGCACG ATAAGGAAATGGAGCATCTTGATTGGAGCGCGAGGATGAGGATAATAATGGGAACTGCTTATTGTCTGCAATATATGCACGAGCTTAATCCACCAATCGCGCATTCTAAACTAGTCTCATCAAGAATCTACTTAACCGATGATTACGCAGCCAAG GTCGGAGAGGTTGCTTTCAGTTCACAGACAGGGCTAAAATCGAGAAAACCGATGAGTGGTGATTTAGATCAATCTTCATTGCCATTACCAGCTGAACCAGAGACTAATGTCTATAGCTTTGGAGTATTAATGCTCGAGATTATCTCCGGAAGGCTCTCCGAATCAGATGAAGAAGGATCAATTCTGAAATGG GCATCAAAGTATCTGGAGAGTGATCATTTGAAAGATATGATTGATCCTACATTAACAACGTTTAAAGAAGAGGACCTTGAAGTGATCTGTGATGTGGCAAGGCATTGTCTGAGAAATGACCAAAGTCAACGACCAACGATGAAAGATGTTGTTGAACAACTGAAACAAGTAATCAACATTTCCCCAGAACAAGCTACACCGAGACTCTCTCCTCTTTGGTGGGCAGAACTTGAGATCTTATCCTCTGAAGCTACttaa
- the LOC111208932 gene encoding uncharacterized protein LOC111208932, producing MSDNEEMKQVAVKQSAAKVISPYSLFSSDNPGALITSVQLKGDNYNEWAMEMENALRAKKKIGFIDGTLSKPAEVHSDLESWLSVNSMIVGWIRSSMEPRVRSTVTFITEAHKLWENLKKRFEVGNKVRVHQLMEQLASCRQNSQPVIDYYGRLAMMWEELQTYTPPPACSCSAAAVYEKEREDERVHQFIMGLDEVRFGNVVTAIIEADDMPDLGKVYAKVIREEARLNSAKSREIVQQEVVGFVSRKEVLGETRDSFSSGFGAKTENSNGGYGTRARDRLCSNCGKTGHDKSNCWQIIGYLEWMNEKRGRGGSGRGRGGNAGPGRGGSGRGTSHAAHATSSQGAGSSDLTPEQWRTISQIINDGKSSAQSEKLSGKNIGDVIIDLGASHHMTGDLSLLVNVKETLPCVVGFADGRTSTSDRSSKTLIGAGEERGGVYFFRDVRVAEAN from the exons ATGAGTGACAACGAAGAAATGAAGCAAGTGGCTGTGAAACAGAGTGCGGCGAAAGTGATATCACCTTATTCTTTGTTTTCATCAGATAATCCTGGTGCGTTGATAACATCGGTTCAGCTGAAGGGGGATAATTACAACGAATGGGCCATGGAGATGGAGAATGCTCTTCGAGCAAAGAAGAAAATAGGGTTCATCGATGGAACTCTATCCAAACCGGCAGAAGTTCATTCTGATTTGGAATCGTGGCTTAGTGTTAACTCGATGATAGTTGGGTGGATTAGATCTTCTATGGAACCAAGGGTCAGATCAACCGTAACATTCATCACGGAGGCTCACAAATTGTGGGAAAACTTGAAGAAACGATTTGAAGTGGGGAACAAGGTTCGAGTTCACCAACTGATGGAGCAGTTGGCTTCGTGTAGGCAAAACAGTCAACCAGTGATTGACTACTATGGTCGCTTGGCCATGATGTGGGAGGAGCTGCAGACATATACGCCACCACCAGCGTGCAGTTGCTCAGCGGCTGCCGTGTATGAGAAGGAACGTGAAGATGAGAGAGTTCATCAGTTTATCATGGGTTTGGATGAAGTGCGATTTGGTAATGTCGTGACAGCAATCATTGAGGCTGACGATATGCCAGATCTTGGTAAAGTTTATGCTAAAGTTATCAGAGAGGAGGCTAGGTTAAACTCAGCTAAGTCTCGGGAGATCGTGCAGCAAGAAGTTGTTGGTTTCGTGTCTCGCAAGGAAGTGCTAGGAGAAACACGAGATTCCTTTTCGTCTGGTTTTGGTGCGAAAACAGAGAACTCAAATGGTGGATATGGAACCAGAGCAAGGGACCGTCTGTGTTCTAACTGTGGCAAGACGGGCCATGATAAAAGTAATTGTTGGCAGATCATTGGCTATCTGGAATGGATGAATGAGAAGCGTGGACGAGGAGGTTCGGGTAGAGGTCGTGGTGGTAACGCAGGGCCaggaagaggaggaagtggCCGCGGTACATCACATGCTGCTCATGCAACGAGCTCGCAAGGAGCAGGATCGTCTGATCTCACGCCTGAACAATGGAGAACAATTTCTCAGATTATAAATGATGGGAAATCAAGTGCGCAATCAGAGAAGTTATCTGGTAAGAATATTGGAGATGTGATTATAGACTTGGGGGCTTCTCATCACATGACAGGAGATTTGAGTCTTCTTGTGAATGTGAAAGAAACTCTACCGTGTGTTGTTGGGTTTGCAGATGGAAGAACCTCAACTTCG GACCGTTCTTCGAAGACTCTGATTGGAGCAGGTGAGGAACGTGGTGGGGTTTATTTCTTCAGGGATGTGAGAGTTGCAGAGGCTAACTGA
- the LOC106436369 gene encoding abscisic acid receptor PYL11, giving the protein MKTSQQQHRCGSTLVQTINAPLPLVWSILRRFDYPQAYKQFVKTCDLSSGDGGEGSVRDVTVVSGLPAGYSIERLDELDDESHVMAISIIGGDHRLLNYRSKTTAFVAAEEEEKTVVVESYMVDVPKGNSVEETTSFADTIVGFNLKSLAKLSENMAPKRKS; this is encoded by the coding sequence atgaAAACATCTCAACAACAACATCGTTGCGGTTCGACACTAGTACAAACCATCAATGCTCCATTGCCTCTGGTGTGGTCAATACTACGACGTTTTGACTACCCGCAAGCCTATAAACAATTCGTGAAAACGTGCGATCTAAGCTCCGGCGATGGAGGAGAAGGCTCTGTCCGTGACGTGACGGTGGTTTCCGGTCTTCCGGCGGGTTACAGCATAGAGAGGTTAGATGAGCTAGACGATGAGTCTCACGTAATGGCGATTAGCATTATTGGCGGTGACCACCGTCTCCTTAATTACCGGTCTAAAACGACGGCGTTTGTGGCggcagaggaggaggagaagacggtggtggtggagagttATATGGTGGATGTGCCGAAAGGAAATAGTGTGGAGGAAACAACGTCCTTTGCTGATACCATCGTTGGGTTTAATCTTAAGTCATTGGCTAAGCTCTCGGAGAATATGGCACCCAAGCGAAAATCGTAG
- the LOC106378843 gene encoding uncharacterized protein LOC106378843: MARSFHRVEVRNGENTSFWHKTWSSSGCLSDILGERVTDLGLPAHTTVQEAMMFHRRRHRTTILNRIEDEIDERKANADNAEDVSLWKGIGGKYKKRSSTKTTWMLLRDQQPLCQWSKGVWFRHSTPKFAFMTWYALKNRLATGDRLLQWGGNVDGSCISFKKLSIAYGEKEIKGDMGKLIYTSAAS; this comes from the exons ATGGCAAGAAGTTTTCAtcgagttgaagttagaaatGGAGAGAATACATCTTTTTGGCATAAAACTTGGTCTTCATCGGGTTGTCTCTCAGATATTCTAGGAGAGCGAGTAACTGATCTTGGTCTTCCTGCTCACACTACAGTTCAAGAAGCTATGATGTTCCACAGAAGAAGGCACAGAACAACAATTCTTAATAGAATTGAGGATGAAATTGACGAGAGGAAAGCAAATGCGGATAATGCGGAGGATGTTAGCCTGTGGAAAGGTATTGGAGGAAAGTACAAGAAGAGGTCTTCAACAAAAACCACTTGGATGCTACTCAGAGATCAACAGCCACTGTGTCAATGGAGCAAAGGAGTGTGGTTTCGACATTCTACACCTAAGTTTGCTTTCATGACTTGGTATGCTCTGAAAAATCGACTTGCAACAGGGGACCGCTTGCTTCAATGGGGAGGGAATGTTGATGGGAGCT GTATCTCTTTCAAGAAACTGTCCATAGcatatggagagaaagaaataaaaggAGACATGGGGAAGCTCATTTACACCAGTGCAGCTAGTTAA
- the LOC111208600 gene encoding protein MALE DISCOVERER 1-like isoform X1 codes for MGCRWNPIGFQFSCFMFLIITLQSRSSLSLNSEGFVLLKFLERVDSDPHGTLANWNVSDDHMCSWFGVTCVDNKVQMVNLSGCSLGGTLAPEFSQLSELTSLVLSKNNLFGDIPNEFGTFPKLKLLDLRDNKLSGVVPPELNKMLTPENLLLSGNKFAGFMKIKFLRLQSLYQVQLNKHKELSSASNAVFDCVNRKLGYCVSRRRLLRLNKAQAFVLRIKATSRMLQREPQGENYDMNYPPSSLQNESSVLRRRELLEGTSNLAAMPAPDAPSPSPDTITIVFPRSSGSFPALTTAKKRIPPLIPPSLPPTAEYNNNTSSDPPRQFEEETKGSTAVWLYVVIGVAAFVAVLIVIGVIFFCRKRAVKSIGPWKTGLSGQLQKAFVTGVPKLNRSELETACEDFSNIIEAFDGYTVYKGTLSSGVEIAVASTAVLETREWTRAMEMTYRRKIDTMSRVNHKNFINLIGYCEEAEPFNRMMVFEYAPNGTLFEHLHDKEMEHLDWSARMRIIMGTAYCLQYMHELNPPIAHSKLVSSRIYLTDDYAAKVGEVAFSSQTGLKSRKPMSGDLDQSSLPLPAEPETNVYSFGVLMLEIISGRLSESDEEGSILKWASKYLESDHLKDMIDPTLTTFKEEDLEVICDVARHCLRNDQSQRPTMKDVVEQLKQVINISPEQATPRLSPLWWAELEILSSEAT; via the exons ATGGGTTGTCGATGGAATCCTATTGGATTTCAATTCTCTTGCTTCATGTTCTTGATCATTACCCTTCAGTCTCGTTCCTCGTTATCCCTCAACTCCGAAG GATTTGTGCTGTTGAAATTCCTGGAAAGAGTGGACTCTGATCCTCACGGAACTCTTGCGAATTGGAATGTTTCTGATGATCATATGTGTTCTTGGTTTGGTGTAACGTGTGTCGACAATAAAGTCCAGATGGT GAATCTTAGTGGATGCTCTTTGGGAGGAACTTTAGCTCCTGAGTTTAGTCAATTAAGTGAATTAACATCTCT agtactatccaagaacaatctctttggTGACATTCCAAATGAATTTGGGACTTTTCCAAAACTGAAGTTGTTGGATTTACGAGATAATAAGCTAAGCGGAGTAGTTCCACCTGAGCTAAACAAAATGTTGACACCAGAGAACTT GCTGCTTTCTGGTAACAAATTTGCGGGATTTATGAAGATAAAGTTCCTGAGACTTCAATCGCTATATCAAGTCCAGTTAAACAAGCATAAAGAGCTGTCTTCTGCTTCCAATGCTGTCTTCGACTGCGTCAATAGAAAACTTGGATACTG TGTTTCAAGGAGAAGATTGTTAAGACTAAACAAAGCACAAGCTTTCGTATTGCGGATTAAAGCAACTTCAAGAAT GCTTCAAAGGGAACCTCAAGGGGAGAACTATGACATGAATTATCCCCCAA GTTCTTTACAGAATGAAAGTAGTGTCCTCAGGAGGCGTGAGTTACTAGAGGGAACAAGTAATTTAGCAGCTATGCCTGCACCAGATGCTCCTAGTCCTTCTCCTGACACTATAACCATAGTGTTTCCTCGAAGCAGCGGGTCTTTTCCCGCGTTAACCACTGCAAAGAAGAGGATACCTCCATTGATCCCTCCTTCTCTTCCTCCAACAGCTGAGTACAACAACAATACAAGCTCTGACCCTCCAaggcaatttgaagaagaaacaaaagggTCTACTGCTGTTTGGTTGTATGTTGTTATCGGCGTTGCTGCTTTTGTAGCGGTGTTGATAGTGATAGGGGTTATATTCTTCTGCCGGAAAAGAGCTGTCAAGAGTATAGGTCCATGGAAAACTGGTTTAAGTGGACAGTTGCAGAAAGCTTTTGTTACTG GTGTACCGAAGTTAAACCGGTCTGAACTAGAAACAGCTTGTGAAGATTTCAGTAATATTATTGAAGCATTTGATGGGTACACTGTCTATAAAGGAACATTGTCAAGTGGTGTTGAGATTGCTGTTGCTTCAACCGCTGTTTTGGAAACTAGAGAATGGACGAGAGCTATGGAAATGACTTACCGCAGAAAG ATTGATACAATGTCAAGAGTCAACCATAAGAACTTTATCAATCTAATTGGATACTGTGAAGAAGCTGAACCATTTAATAGGATGATGGTTTTTGAATATGCTCCAAATGGAACTCTTTTCGAACATTTGCACG ATAAGGAAATGGAGCATCTTGATTGGAGCGCGAGGATGAGGATAATAATGGGAACTGCTTATTGTCTGCAATATATGCACGAGCTTAATCCACCAATCGCGCATTCTAAACTAGTCTCATCAAGAATCTACTTAACCGATGATTACGCAGCCAAG GTCGGAGAGGTTGCTTTCAGTTCACAGACAGGGCTAAAATCGAGAAAACCGATGAGTGGTGATTTAGATCAATCTTCATTGCCATTACCAGCTGAACCAGAGACTAATGTCTATAGCTTTGGAGTATTAATGCTCGAGATTATCTCCGGAAGGCTCTCCGAATCAGATGAAGAAGGATCAATTCTGAAATGG GCATCAAAGTATCTGGAGAGTGATCATTTGAAAGATATGATTGATCCTACATTAACAACGTTTAAAGAAGAGGACCTTGAAGTGATCTGTGATGTGGCAAGGCATTGTCTGAGAAATGACCAAAGTCAACGACCAACGATGAAAGATGTTGTTGAACAACTGAAACAAGTAATCAACATTTCCCCAGAACAAGCTACACCGAGACTCTCTCCTCTTTGGTGGGCAGAACTTGAGATCTTATCCTCTGAAGCTACttaa